The Niastella koreensis GR20-10 genome includes a window with the following:
- a CDS encoding single-stranded DNA-binding protein: MFPNNMVMLIGYVGQHLTISKTTKGVKRLKIRVATHNVYKGEKKEHRYTTIWHNVIAWGKLADLAATRFVKGSRIRVHGSICYRSFNTKEGCVRHIAEIKAEFLQNLDR; the protein is encoded by the coding sequence ATGTTCCCGAATAACATGGTAATGCTGATTGGCTATGTAGGTCAGCATCTTACAATAAGCAAGACAACGAAGGGAGTTAAAAGACTGAAGATCCGGGTAGCCACCCACAACGTTTACAAGGGAGAGAAAAAAGAGCACCGATATACCACCATCTGGCACAACGTAATTGCCTGGGGCAAACTGGCAGATCTTGCCGCCACGCGTTTTGTCAAAGGCAGCCGCATCAGGGTGCATGGTTCTATTTGTTACCGGAGTTTTAACACTAAAGAAGGCTGTGTTCGCCACATCGCAGAGATAAAAGCTGAATTCCTGCAAAACCTGGATCGCTAA